In Arachis hypogaea cultivar Tifrunner chromosome 2, arahy.Tifrunner.gnm2.J5K5, whole genome shotgun sequence, a genomic segment contains:
- the LOC112745014 gene encoding probable mediator of RNA polymerase II transcription subunit 26b has translation MNSAASQDHWRSYFRKANSDIFSIIDNAITVAASDCPKEFRLRRDAIAELLFSCRLARCRGCDRVELAVDGGSGKDDCGGGGGGGRRSGESEVETGGSKESKVNSSRDDRGEVNVQIVSNYSYGEAEALTDEIEEQSLYADEVFRIRQVLLNSQEESDSVIFESLRRLQLMELTVDLLKATEIGKAVTPLRKHGSRDIRQLARTLIDGWKVMVDEWVKATTPITGSEGTPDSVKPSTVDEEEGLPSPPMDEGAFFATQAGSMELSQFFDGMDDYGNPQQSGEFIKNRESGRRASLDNQHIVEMKIQASANDTNTDIKGQQAMKHESTVKLTKLVNTDSGPGRPPKTTMQIKGTVKQKMPQKIETSVIPKQPQASNQDKSKPSDDSSLKVKLEAAKRKLQERYQQAENAKRQRTVQVMELHDLPKQAVAHRNPHVKPGMHKRKLNNGRR, from the exons ATGAACTCAGCGGCGTCACAGGATCACTGGAGGAGTTACTTCAGGAAAGCGAATTCCGACATATTCAGCATCATTGACAACGCCATCACGGTGGCCGCTTCCGATTGCCCCAAGGAATTCAGGCTTCGCCGTGACGCCATTGCCGAGCTCCTCTTCTCCTGTAGGCTCGCGCGGTGCCGTGGATGTGACCGAGTGGAGCTCGCCGTCGATGGAGGCAGCGGCAAAGATGATTGTGGtggtggcggcggcggcggccGCAGGAGCGGTGAGTCCGAGGTCGAGACGGGTGGGAGTAAAGAGAGCAAAGTCAACAGCAGCAGAGATGATAGGGGAGAGGTGAATGTTCAGATCGTGAGCAATTACAGCTATGGGGAAGCAGAAGCCTTGACGGATGAGATTGAAGAACAGTCTCTGTATGCTGATGAGGTCTTCAGGATCAGACAGGTTTTGCTTAATTCTCAAGAAGAG TCTGATTCAGTAATATTCGAGTCGTTGCGGAGGCTTCAGCTGATGGAGCTCACTGTGGATcttctgaag GCCACTGAGATTGGTAAGGCTGTCACTCCTCTTCGAAAGCACGGCTCGAGGGATATTCGCCAACTTGCACGGACACTTATTGA TGGCTGGAAAGTTATGGTGGATGAGTGGGTCAAGGCTACCACACCTATCACAG GTTCAGAAGGTACCCCAGATTCAGTAAAGCCGTCTACAGTTGATGAGGAAGAAGGGCTTCCATCACCTCCCATGGATGAAGGGGCTTTCTTTGCCACTCAAGCTGGTTCAATGGAACTCTCCCAG TTCTTTGATGGCATGGATGATTATGGAA ATCCTCAACAGAGTGGGGAATTCATCAAGAACCGTGAAAGTGGCAGAAGGGCATCGCTGGATAATCAACATATTGTAGAGATGAAAATTCAGGCTTCAGCCAATGACACAAACACGGACATTAAGGGTCAGCAAGCCATGAAACATGAGAGTACTGTGAAGCTAACTAAGCTGGTAAACACTGACTCTGGCCCTGGCAGGCCGCCAAAAACTACCATGCAGATAAAAGGGACTGTGAAACAGAAGATGCCTCAAAAGATAGAGACAAGTGTCATCCCAAAGCAGCCTCAGGCTAGTAATCAGGAT AAATCCAAGCCTTCGGATGATTCTTCATTGAAAGTGAAGCTAGAAGCCGCTAAGAGAAAACTTCAGGAGCGGTATCAACAAGCTGAAAATG CTAAGAGGCAGCGAACGGTACAGGTTATGGAGTTGCACGACCTGCCCAAGCAAGCGGTTGCACACCGGAATCCACATGTGAAGCCTGGAATGCATAAGAGGAAATTGAATAACGGACGAAGATAG